Proteins from a genomic interval of Pseudomonadota bacterium:
- a CDS encoding GntR family transcriptional regulator, whose protein sequence is MAEIGKINRLTVKRVRDYGVHLDGGESGDILLPYKYVAKDCQAGDEVEVFVYQDKENHLRATTSKPFATVGQFARLRVAAKSSAGAFLDWGMQKDLLLPKSEQPARLDEGKAYNVYIFLDEKSGRITASAKLDKFLDRKPASYEEGEEVSLFILEKTELGYRAVVNHAHTGMLYKNEIFQPLSIGQELKGYIKKIREDGKLDLCLQQGGYGKIDDVSKRILDTIRNHGGKIKVTDKTPPEEIYTLFGISKKVFKKAVGALYKKRLITMDDFGIKLIR, encoded by the coding sequence ATGGCAGAGATCGGTAAAATAAACAGGCTTACGGTAAAAAGAGTGCGGGATTACGGGGTTCACCTCGATGGTGGGGAGTCGGGCGATATTCTGCTGCCGTACAAGTATGTGGCGAAGGATTGCCAGGCGGGTGACGAGGTTGAGGTCTTTGTCTATCAGGACAAGGAGAATCATCTCCGGGCAACCACCAGCAAGCCCTTTGCCACGGTGGGCCAGTTTGCCCGGCTGCGGGTTGCGGCAAAGTCTTCGGCCGGGGCCTTCCTCGACTGGGGGATGCAGAAGGACCTGCTCCTGCCGAAGAGCGAGCAACCGGCAAGGCTTGATGAGGGCAAGGCGTATAACGTCTATATTTTTCTGGACGAGAAAAGCGGCCGGATTACCGCCTCGGCCAAGCTTGACAAGTTTCTTGACCGGAAACCGGCAAGCTATGAAGAAGGCGAGGAGGTGAGTCTCTTTATCCTTGAAAAAACGGAGCTTGGCTACCGGGCGGTTGTGAACCATGCCCATACCGGCATGCTCTATAAAAACGAGATCTTCCAGCCGCTTTCCATCGGCCAGGAGCTTAAGGGATACATCAAGAAAATCCGCGAAGACGGCAAGCTCGACCTCTGTCTGCAGCAGGGAGGGTATGGGAAAATAGACGATGTCTCAAAGAGGATTCTCGACACCATCCGGAACCATGGCGGCAAAATAAAGGTCACCGACAAAACCCCGCCGGAAGAGATCTATACCCTGTTCGGGATCAGCAAGAAGGTGTTCAAAAAAGCCGTCGGCGCCCTCTACAAGAAAAGGCTGATCACCATGGACGACTTCGGGATCAAGCTCATTCGATAA
- a CDS encoding nitroreductase family protein — protein MSKTVQKHPVRLSVEEREVLQRIPSFLRGLFTAFWMMKRRLQFTGWLQYLIPMFLSLPFLAIGLPLYFFAHLWASLPFLVPAGLLLLAAVLDILTVKWHIQFPERCPRRNDGLDLFDVMRARHSCRSFQTGRISDEDREALCASAKAHLAEPKFGDGPIRLEYIAGPVTVWPPVNAREFFIAIAPKEYDRRAVMDVGRTLQHVVMDATRMGIGTCWIGQGADHASIIKLLGDRFDPAQDNIICVCAIGYASRYIPAFIRFFNAKFSNRRYPFNALFFTDPACTKPLDTTTAPFDRLGRTYEICQWAPSAYNGQTTRCAAVTDNATVIRFDFFAATMSRYYAAVAVGIWTANWEMGCQAQRITGRWEFLDPTTVEAGELPRYDISWLLDPPLDA, from the coding sequence ATGAGCAAGACGGTACAGAAGCACCCCGTTCGACTCAGCGTCGAAGAACGGGAAGTGCTGCAGCGGATACCATCGTTCCTTCGTGGATTGTTCACCGCATTCTGGATGATGAAACGGCGACTCCAGTTCACAGGATGGTTGCAGTACCTGATCCCAATGTTCCTGTCGTTGCCGTTCCTGGCCATCGGGCTTCCCCTGTATTTCTTCGCGCACCTGTGGGCATCGCTGCCGTTCCTGGTCCCGGCCGGGCTGTTGCTCCTGGCAGCCGTCCTCGACATCCTGACGGTGAAGTGGCACATCCAATTCCCCGAGCGTTGTCCTCGTCGTAACGACGGCCTGGACCTCTTTGATGTGATGCGGGCCCGGCACTCCTGCCGTTCTTTCCAGACCGGAAGAATCTCCGATGAAGATCGTGAAGCCCTGTGCGCCTCCGCCAAGGCCCACCTTGCAGAACCCAAGTTCGGTGACGGCCCCATCCGACTCGAATACATCGCCGGCCCGGTCACCGTTTGGCCCCCGGTCAATGCCCGCGAGTTCTTCATTGCCATCGCCCCCAAAGAGTATGATCGCCGCGCCGTCATGGACGTGGGCCGCACCCTGCAGCATGTAGTGATGGACGCGACGCGGATGGGCATCGGCACCTGCTGGATTGGGCAGGGCGCCGACCACGCCAGCATCATTAAGCTGCTCGGAGACCGCTTCGACCCCGCCCAGGACAACATCATCTGCGTCTGCGCCATCGGCTACGCCTCGCGCTACATTCCCGCATTTATCCGATTTTTCAACGCCAAGTTCAGCAACCGTCGATACCCTTTCAATGCCCTGTTCTTCACCGACCCCGCCTGCACCAAGCCCCTCGACACGACGACCGCCCCGTTCGACCGGCTCGGACGCACGTACGAGATCTGCCAATGGGCCCCGTCAGCCTACAATGGACAGACCACGAGGTGTGCTGCGGTGACCGACAACGCGACGGTGATCCGGTTCGACTTCTTCGCCGCCACGATGAGCCGCTACTACGCCGCCGTCGCCGTCGGCATCTGGACCGCGAACTGGGAGATGGGTTGCCAGGCCCAGAGAATCACCGGTCGATGGGAGTTCCTTGACCCCACGACCGTGGAGGCAGGAGAATTGCCGCGGTACGACATCAGTTGGTTGCTGGACCCACCGCTTGACGCCTAA
- a CDS encoding RNA-binding transcriptional accessory protein, translated as MTNYQKIIAEELQIRSGQVAAVAALLNDGGTVPFIARYRKEATGLLDETKITAIRDRLAQLAELDKRRQAIIGSLTERNLLDSKLHQDLLAAPNLTVLEDIYLPHRPKRRTRGTIAKEKGLEPLARAIFRQDNSPVTPEKFVNPEKEVLSVDDALSGARDIVAEWVSEDPAARAVLRNFFAGKSVIASRVVKKNEESGVKFRDYFDWQEPVGKIPGHRLLAMLRGENEKVLTVAVRPPEDEAIDLLRKRFVKSSNMARNQMQLAVADSYKRLLAPSLENELRANLKEKADNEAIRVFADNLRELLLAPPLGRKRVLALDPGFRTGAKLVCLDGQGKLLHHTTIYPTLGATQLREAEKTVSELCGTFQVEAIAIGNGTAGRETESFVRGLGLPPAIIITMVDESGASIYSASEIAREEFPDLDLTVRGAVSIGRRLQDPLAELVKLDPKAIGVGQYQHDVNQAALKKSLEDTVVSCVNSVGVELNTASAALLAHVSGLGPVLAANIIRYRDENSPFKSRKELLKVPRLGAKAFEQCAGFLRIRDGVDPLDRSAVHPERYALIKQMAKDCNCGVIDLIDREEMRNRIDPARYVSDAVGLPTLNDILSELARPGRDPRQTFSQFSFAEGVNSLDDLHPGMRLPGIVTNVTKFGAFVDIGVHQDGLVHISQLADRFVKDPAEVVKVRQQVMVRVLEIDPARKRISLSLREV; from the coding sequence GATTATTGCCGAGGAACTGCAGATCAGGAGCGGCCAGGTGGCCGCCGTCGCCGCCCTTTTAAACGACGGGGGCACGGTGCCGTTCATTGCCCGCTACCGGAAAGAGGCGACCGGCCTTCTTGATGAAACAAAGATCACCGCGATCCGCGATCGTCTTGCCCAGCTCGCCGAACTCGACAAGCGGCGGCAGGCAATTATCGGTTCGCTTACCGAACGGAACCTGCTGGACAGCAAGCTGCACCAGGATCTTCTGGCCGCCCCAAACCTGACCGTGCTGGAAGATATCTACCTGCCGCACCGCCCGAAGCGCAGAACAAGAGGCACCATTGCCAAAGAAAAGGGGCTTGAGCCGCTCGCCCGCGCAATCTTCAGACAGGACAACAGCCCGGTTACCCCCGAGAAATTCGTGAACCCTGAAAAGGAGGTGCTATCCGTTGACGACGCCCTTTCCGGGGCAAGGGACATCGTCGCCGAATGGGTCAGTGAAGATCCCGCCGCGAGAGCTGTTTTACGGAATTTCTTTGCCGGCAAGAGCGTGATCGCGTCAAGGGTGGTCAAAAAAAACGAGGAGTCAGGGGTAAAATTCAGGGACTATTTCGACTGGCAGGAACCGGTCGGGAAGATCCCCGGCCACCGCCTGCTCGCCATGCTGCGCGGGGAGAACGAAAAAGTGCTGACCGTTGCCGTTCGCCCGCCGGAAGATGAGGCCATCGACCTGTTGCGCAAAAGGTTTGTGAAAAGCAGCAACATGGCCAGAAACCAGATGCAGCTTGCCGTTGCCGACAGCTACAAACGCCTTCTCGCCCCGTCGCTGGAAAACGAGTTGCGCGCGAACTTGAAAGAAAAGGCCGATAATGAAGCGATCCGGGTCTTTGCCGACAACTTAAGAGAGCTTCTTCTCGCCCCGCCGCTTGGCCGGAAACGGGTTCTGGCTTTGGACCCCGGTTTCAGGACCGGCGCCAAACTGGTCTGCCTGGACGGGCAGGGAAAACTGTTGCACCACACCACCATCTACCCGACCCTTGGCGCGACCCAGCTCCGGGAAGCGGAGAAAACCGTCAGCGAACTGTGCGGCACATTTCAGGTTGAAGCCATCGCCATCGGCAACGGCACCGCCGGGCGGGAAACCGAATCCTTTGTCCGCGGACTCGGACTGCCCCCGGCAATCATCATCACCATGGTCGATGAAAGCGGCGCCTCGATCTACTCCGCCTCGGAGATCGCCCGGGAAGAATTCCCCGACCTCGATCTGACCGTCCGCGGCGCGGTGTCGATCGGCCGCCGTCTGCAGGACCCGCTGGCCGAGCTGGTGAAACTCGATCCCAAGGCGATCGGGGTCGGCCAGTACCAGCACGATGTGAATCAGGCGGCCCTGAAGAAAAGCCTGGAGGATACCGTAGTCAGCTGCGTCAACAGTGTCGGGGTCGAGCTGAACACCGCAAGCGCCGCCCTGCTCGCCCATGTTTCCGGGCTGGGTCCGGTGCTCGCGGCAAACATCATCAGATACCGGGATGAAAACTCCCCCTTCAAAAGCCGCAAGGAATTGCTGAAAGTCCCGCGTCTGGGGGCCAAGGCCTTTGAGCAATGCGCCGGGTTTTTACGGATCAGGGACGGGGTTGACCCGCTTGACCGAAGCGCTGTCCACCCCGAACGGTATGCCCTGATCAAGCAGATGGCGAAAGATTGCAACTGCGGAGTCATCGACCTGATCGACCGGGAGGAGATGCGGAACAGAATCGATCCGGCTCGTTATGTCTCCGATGCGGTGGGACTGCCGACCCTGAACGACATTCTTTCCGAACTCGCAAGACCGGGCCGCGACCCGCGGCAGACCTTCAGCCAATTTTCCTTCGCCGAAGGGGTCAACAGCCTTGATGATCTCCATCCGGGAATGCGGCTGCCCGGCATCGTCACCAACGTCACCAAATTCGGGGCCTTCGTCGATATCGGCGTCCATCAGGACGGGCTGGTTCATATCAGCCAACTGGCCGACCGCTTCGTCAAAGATCCGGCGGAAGTGGTCAAGGTCCGCCAGCAGGTTATGGTTCGGGTGCTTGAAATCGATCCGGCGAGAAAAAGGATTTCACTTTCCCTGCGGGAAGTGTGA